A region of Betaproteobacteria bacterium DNA encodes the following proteins:
- a CDS encoding efflux RND transporter periplasmic adaptor subunit, translating into MDSARLEGLGVRFERAKVEPVAQPVRAVATVVADEGRISRVHTRFSGWLEQQCVNTTGQSVRAGQPLAAVFSQDLYASQNEYLMLLRQAKSGLSSTALESGRTRLELLGMTAAEIWKIERTGQARRLVTVVSPRSGMVLRRGVNAGIAIYHSTEIVTVADLSRVWALAEIPEGQAMGLMRGVTTTLSFPGSGRAAFAAPVDFIYPTLTERTRTVRVRFVVPNADGRLRPGLYGRAEFSATRREALTVSRDAVVDTGESQHVFVRTPAGVLEPRTVKVGVRLAERLEITQGLAPDDEVVAAGVFLIDSESRLRASGTGTGHAGHGGGASPAPEGAKEPAQKASPPAAHTNHES; encoded by the coding sequence GTGGACAGCGCGCGCCTGGAGGGGCTGGGTGTGCGCTTCGAGCGTGCAAAGGTCGAACCAGTTGCGCAACCTGTGCGCGCGGTCGCCACCGTGGTGGCGGACGAGGGGAGAATCTCGCGCGTGCACACGCGATTCTCGGGGTGGCTGGAGCAACAGTGCGTAAACACGACGGGGCAGTCCGTGCGCGCGGGACAACCGCTAGCCGCGGTTTTTTCGCAAGACCTTTACGCCTCCCAGAATGAATATCTGATGCTTCTTCGCCAGGCGAAGAGCGGCTTGAGCAGCACCGCCCTCGAGTCTGGCCGCACGCGCCTGGAACTGCTCGGCATGACCGCAGCCGAGATCTGGAAAATCGAGCGCACGGGGCAAGCGCGCCGGCTGGTCACGGTCGTGTCGCCCCGCAGCGGCATGGTGCTGCGCCGGGGCGTGAACGCCGGCATCGCGATCTATCACTCCACCGAAATCGTAACCGTGGCGGATTTGTCGAGAGTATGGGCGCTCGCGGAAATACCCGAAGGACAAGCCATGGGTCTCATGCGCGGCGTTACGACCACTCTGAGCTTCCCCGGCTCGGGGCGTGCCGCGTTTGCGGCGCCGGTGGATTTCATCTATCCCACCCTTACCGAGCGCACGCGCACGGTGAGGGTGCGCTTTGTGGTGCCCAACGCGGATGGGCGGCTGCGTCCGGGCCTGTATGGCAGGGCGGAGTTCTCCGCGACCCGGCGCGAAGCGCTGACCGTTTCACGAGACGCCGTGGTGGATACCGGCGAATCGCAGCATGTCTTCGTGCGCACGCCGGCGGGCGTGCTCGAACCGCGCACGGTGAAGGTGGGGGTGCGCCTCGCCGAACGCCTCGAAATCACCCAGGGGCTGGCACCAGACGATGAAGTGGTGGCTGCCGGAGTTTTCCTCATCGACTCGGAGAGCCGGTTGCGCGCTTCCGGGACGGGCACCGGTCACGCGGGTCACGGCGGCGGCGCCTCGCCCGCGCCCGAGGGTGCGAAGGAACCCGCACAGAAGGCTTCACCACCCGCGGCGCATACCAACCACGAAAGCTGA